A genomic segment from Candidatus Zixiibacteriota bacterium encodes:
- a CDS encoding CusA/CzcA family heavy metal efflux RND transporter, with product MKGPSHPAPADDSDSLLGRWIGFTIQYRGLMLFAAALLVVVGVIALTRLPFDAFPDTTPVMVQVNVTASGWTPEDIERQITYPIERELAGLSGLSEVRSISKFGLAQVTLLFDDDIDLYLARQQTTERLVGVTLPDGIEAPVLGPISTGLGEVFHYVLIAESADPTYARTVQDWIVKPQLQSVPGVAEINGWGGYQRQYHVLVDPNRLVRYGITLTHVIDVLRENIGNVAGGQMVRGGERTLVRGVGIVSTREDIDELVVATVEGAPIHVHDIGEVVIGHEIRRGATTYNGQGEVVLGLGFMLVGENSADVTRRLDERLEEIKRTLPEGVEARTVYRRTDLVDQVLHTVRENLFFGALLVVAILFIFLGNLRSGLIVASAIPLSMLFAFDMMTRLGIAGSLMSLGAIDFGLAVDNTVIQVENSIRRLAEHAGSPSRLDIIRRAIMEVRKPTLFGELIIIVVYLPILTLEGIEGKLFRPMAITVVLVLFGSMLLSFSVIPAMIATFLRDNVGRREPRVVEWLKRAYRAPLDWTLRHARAAIAMALILVVGGVLLFGQLGSEFVPRLSEGTIAINLVRLAGVSLEQSVEYGTRVEQILLDAFPDEIDHAWTRTGTAELATDPMGLEVSDVFITLKPRNEWRRSRSQAELVELIDQELSDLPGMNLVFTQPIEMRINEMIAGIRGDIGIKVFGDDLSVLVQKAEEIAALVQTLDGAADVTVEQITGQPQFDIALDRDKLARYGLAAREALDHVESFGGIHVGEVYEGQRRFDLEVRMMESYRRVTEDIARLPIRSETGAIVTLDQITRPELHNGPSTITREWSKRRIVVQCNVRGRDVGSFVEELRERIDGTVEFQPGYFVRYGGQFENLQRARTRLAIVVPLALTLIFALLYWTYRSFRDAILIFTGVPLAVFGGVCSLFVRGMPFSISAGVGFIALSGIAVLNGLVLVSSIKGHLTDGLMLTDAVRDSAIGRLRPVLMTALVASFGFIPMALSHSVGAEVQRPLATVVIGGILTSTALTLFVLPALYALFGAKRQPISESVRVDGV from the coding sequence GTGAAGGGGCCGTCTCATCCGGCACCCGCAGACGACAGCGACTCACTCCTCGGACGATGGATTGGCTTCACCATCCAATACCGAGGATTGATGCTCTTCGCGGCCGCCCTCTTGGTCGTCGTCGGCGTCATCGCGTTGACACGCCTGCCGTTTGACGCCTTTCCCGACACGACGCCGGTCATGGTGCAGGTGAATGTCACGGCATCGGGCTGGACTCCGGAGGACATCGAGCGGCAGATCACGTATCCCATCGAACGCGAATTGGCCGGGCTTTCGGGACTATCGGAGGTGCGCTCGATCTCGAAATTCGGCCTGGCGCAGGTGACGCTGCTCTTCGATGACGATATCGATCTCTATCTGGCCCGTCAGCAGACAACTGAGAGACTGGTCGGCGTAACGCTGCCCGATGGAATCGAAGCGCCGGTCCTCGGTCCGATCTCAACCGGACTGGGCGAAGTCTTCCATTATGTGTTGATCGCCGAATCTGCCGATCCGACCTATGCTCGCACGGTGCAGGACTGGATCGTCAAGCCGCAACTGCAGTCGGTGCCCGGCGTGGCCGAGATCAACGGCTGGGGCGGATACCAGCGACAGTACCACGTACTCGTCGATCCGAATCGCTTGGTGCGCTACGGCATCACGTTGACGCACGTCATCGACGTGCTGCGGGAGAACATCGGCAATGTCGCCGGGGGGCAGATGGTGCGCGGCGGCGAACGGACGCTGGTGCGCGGGGTCGGAATCGTTTCCACGCGCGAGGACATCGATGAGTTGGTCGTCGCCACGGTCGAAGGCGCGCCCATCCACGTGCACGACATCGGCGAGGTGGTGATCGGCCACGAGATCCGTCGCGGTGCGACGACCTACAACGGTCAGGGCGAGGTCGTCCTGGGGCTGGGATTCATGCTCGTCGGCGAAAACTCAGCCGACGTAACCCGACGTCTCGATGAACGCCTCGAAGAGATCAAACGGACTCTGCCGGAGGGTGTCGAAGCGCGAACAGTATACCGCCGCACCGACCTGGTCGATCAGGTGCTGCACACGGTTCGCGAGAATCTCTTCTTTGGCGCGCTGCTGGTCGTCGCCATTCTCTTCATCTTTCTTGGTAACCTCCGTTCCGGGCTGATTGTGGCGTCGGCGATCCCACTGTCGATGCTGTTCGCCTTCGACATGATGACGCGGCTGGGGATCGCCGGCAGCCTGATGAGTCTGGGGGCCATCGATTTCGGGCTCGCGGTCGACAATACGGTCATTCAGGTGGAAAACAGCATACGGCGGTTGGCGGAGCACGCAGGGTCGCCGTCACGGCTGGATATCATCCGTCGCGCGATCATGGAAGTTCGCAAGCCGACGCTCTTCGGCGAACTGATCATCATTGTGGTGTATCTGCCCATCCTGACGCTCGAGGGGATCGAGGGGAAACTGTTTCGCCCGATGGCGATCACGGTCGTGCTGGTGCTCTTCGGCTCGATGTTGTTGTCCTTTTCCGTCATTCCCGCGATGATCGCAACATTTCTCCGGGATAATGTCGGCCGTCGTGAACCGCGCGTCGTCGAATGGCTTAAACGAGCGTATCGCGCCCCGCTGGATTGGACTCTGCGTCACGCGCGCGCGGCCATCGCCATGGCGCTGATACTCGTCGTGGGCGGCGTCTTGCTCTTTGGCCAGCTCGGCTCTGAATTTGTTCCGCGCCTGTCCGAGGGCACGATCGCGATCAATCTGGTGCGGCTGGCCGGAGTCTCATTGGAGCAGTCTGTCGAATACGGCACGCGCGTCGAGCAGATCCTCCTGGATGCATTTCCCGATGAAATCGACCACGCGTGGACACGCACGGGCACGGCGGAATTGGCCACCGATCCGATGGGATTGGAGGTCAGCGATGTTTTCATCACGCTGAAGCCGCGCAACGAGTGGCGCCGGTCACGATCGCAAGCGGAATTGGTTGAACTGATCGATCAGGAGCTCTCCGATCTGCCGGGGATGAATCTCGTGTTCACGCAGCCGATCGAAATGCGCATCAACGAGATGATTGCCGGTATTCGCGGCGATATCGGCATCAAGGTCTTCGGTGATGATCTCTCCGTCCTCGTACAGAAGGCCGAAGAGATTGCGGCTCTGGTGCAGACTCTCGACGGCGCGGCCGACGTCACAGTCGAGCAAATCACCGGGCAGCCGCAATTCGACATCGCCCTGGACCGTGATAAGCTGGCTCGTTATGGGCTGGCGGCGCGCGAGGCGCTCGATCATGTCGAGAGCTTTGGCGGGATTCATGTGGGGGAAGTTTATGAAGGGCAGCGCCGCTTCGATCTCGAAGTGCGCATGATGGAATCGTACCGCCGTGTCACCGAGGACATCGCCCGTCTGCCGATCCGGTCGGAAACCGGCGCCATCGTCACGCTCGACCAGATCACGCGGCCGGAACTCCACAATGGTCCGTCGACGATTACGCGTGAGTGGAGCAAGCGCCGGATCGTCGTGCAGTGCAATGTACGGGGCCGGGATGTCGGCTCCTTTGTCGAGGAATTGCGCGAACGTATCGACGGAACTGTCGAATTTCAGCCAGGGTATTTCGTGCGTTATGGCGGGCAGTTCGAGAATCTGCAGCGGGCCCGTACGCGGCTGGCCATAGTGGTGCCGTTGGCGCTGACGCTCATCTTCGCGCTGCTGTACTGGACATACCGTTCGTTCCGCGACGCCATCCTCATCTTCACGGGGGTGCCATTGGCGGTCTTTGGGGGCGTGTGCTCGCTCTTTGTGCGCGGGATGCCGTTTTCGATCTCAGCCGGCGTCGGGTTTATCGCGCTCTCCGGCATCGCGGTGCTCAATGGTTTGGTGCTGGTGTCATCGATCAAAGGGCACCTGACCGACGGGCTGATGCTGACCGATGCCGTGCGCGACAGCGCCATCGGGCGACTGCGGCCGGTGCTGATGACGGCGTTGGTCGCATCCTTCGGCTTCATCCCGATGGCGCTGTCGCATAGCGTCGGCGCTGAGGTCCAGCGCCCGCTGGCCACGGTCGTCATTGGCGGGATCCTGACCTCGACGGCGCTGACGTTGTTCGTTCTTCCGGCATTGTACGCGCTGTTTGGGGCGAAACGTCAGCCAATCAGTGAAAGTGTCCGAGTCGACGGTGTATAA